One part of the Cyclobacteriaceae bacterium genome encodes these proteins:
- the gldE gene encoding gliding motility-associated protein GldE, with protein sequence MDEPPSYTLLQLLSGLSLMHLISIAVIAMLLIISGLVSGSEVAFFSLKPEDLDRCRESEERSDKTILELLGKPRQLLATILIMNNTVNVGIVTLATFLMWELSGTRRPEEIIVGVVTFVIAFVLTFFGEIVPKVYATKNNLSFARFMAAGWRVLIVICKPISAPLMTMSNFVERRVEKKGYQTTVEELNQALELATSTDETSAEEKEILRGIVNFGTLSVRQVMRSRVDISAVDSELNFFELMEFINKSGFSRLPVYRESLDKIEGLLYIKDLLPYLDQDAGFAWQKLLRTPFFVPETKKVDSLLKDFQEKRIHMALVVDEYGGTAGLITLEDVIEEIIGEINDEFDEAGLAYQKIDEHTFAFEGKTSLHDFCKALDVEPNTFDEIKGESESLGGVILEINKGFPKAGDQIQYNQFTFTIEAVDKKRIKRVKVHVHEQKSL encoded by the coding sequence CTGATGCACCTGATCAGCATTGCTGTAATTGCAATGCTTTTGATTATTTCCGGACTTGTATCCGGATCGGAAGTTGCTTTTTTCTCTCTTAAACCTGAAGATCTTGACCGTTGTCGCGAAAGTGAGGAGCGAAGTGACAAGACAATTCTTGAACTCCTCGGCAAACCCCGTCAACTCCTGGCTACGATACTGATCATGAACAATACGGTCAACGTAGGCATTGTAACACTGGCTACTTTTCTGATGTGGGAACTTTCAGGAACACGCAGACCCGAAGAGATTATTGTAGGCGTTGTAACCTTTGTGATCGCTTTTGTGCTCACCTTTTTCGGAGAGATCGTTCCTAAAGTATATGCCACCAAAAATAATCTCTCCTTTGCACGCTTCATGGCAGCCGGTTGGCGTGTACTTATCGTAATTTGCAAGCCCATCTCCGCACCGTTAATGACCATGAGTAATTTTGTGGAAAGGCGGGTGGAGAAAAAAGGCTATCAAACCACGGTTGAGGAATTAAATCAAGCCCTTGAACTGGCCACCAGCACGGATGAAACCAGCGCTGAAGAAAAAGAAATTTTGCGCGGCATTGTAAACTTTGGTACGCTCAGCGTGCGTCAAGTCATGCGTTCCCGCGTTGATATTTCTGCTGTTGATAGCGAGCTGAATTTCTTTGAACTCATGGAGTTCATCAATAAATCGGGCTTTTCGCGATTACCTGTCTATCGCGAGTCGCTGGATAAGATTGAGGGACTGCTCTATATAAAAGACTTGCTACCCTATTTGGATCAGGATGCCGGTTTTGCCTGGCAAAAATTGTTGCGTACTCCGTTTTTCGTACCGGAAACCAAAAAGGTCGACTCCCTACTAAAGGATTTTCAGGAAAAACGAATTCACATGGCATTGGTTGTTGATGAATATGGTGGTACGGCCGGCCTCATAACCCTGGAGGATGTGATTGAAGAAATTATCGGTGAAATCAATGACGAATTTGATGAGGCCGGACTGGCCTATCAGAAAATTGATGAGCATACTTTTGCCTTTGAAGGAAAAACTTCACTTCATGATTTTTGCAAAGCGTTGGATGTTGAGCCAAACACCTTTGATGAAATAAAGGGTGAAAGCGAATCACTGGGTGGAGTTATACTGGAAATAAATAAAGGTTTTCCAAAAGCCGGTGATCAGATTCAGTATAATCAATTTACCTTTACCATTGAGGCCGTGGATAAGAAGCGCATAAAACGGGTGAAGGTGCATGTTCATGAACAAAAGAGTCTTTAA